cATTAGAACAACCAAATCAAGCCcagttttttgtgcatgtttagaTAGATTATTTAGGAAAAGTCACAGAGTTTCATGTCCCTGAGATGAAGGTAACACTTTTAAAAAATGAAGGAAATGTCCATTGGGGTCCCCTGGTATGAGTTTATAAGTTTAAATATAAGTCTAAAAGTTCagagtttattaatttaagagtttgtaagtgtatcaattcatgagtttaatgaaagtttatgtttaaatgaagtacatttagtagtttgaagttaaaattagtttaaattagtttgaagtgtaaagtaaattttattttactttaattttaatttaaaaataaattattatgagtttaatagtttaagtgtcatagatcagtattttgggtggttgctatggtgttgctagggtgttctaaggtattttgggtggttgctagggtgttctgggtggttgctagggtgttgtaaggtattttgggtggttgctagggtgttctgggtggttgtttgtcagttgctagggtgttctgagtggttgctatgtgcacacacacacacacacacacacacacacactaatgcacataaacacacacacacacacacacacactaactcgctcacacacttacacactcacacacacatacatgctcactaactgtcacacacacacacacactaatgcacataaacacacacacacacactgactcgctcacacacttacacactcacacacacatacatgctcactaactgtcacacacacacacacacacactaatgcacataaacacacacacacacacactaactagctcacacactcgctcacacacacacacacacacacacacacacacactaactagctcacacactcgctcgcacactcacacacacatacatgctcactaactcgctcacacacactaactagctcacacactcgctcgcacactcacacacacatacatgctcactaactcgctcacacacgctcacacacacacacacacacacacactaacttacacactcagtgtgtgagtttagagtttataagtttgttcatttgagtttaagagttcataagtgtatgaatttatgagtttattagtgtacaagtttgagtttagaaacaagaggattttaacaaaattagtttgaagtttaaattagtttgaagtttgaatttagtttaaagtagatagatagatagataagtgtcatagatagatgagtttattagtttaaatgagtctcaatGGCTCATATAGTATATAGAATGGCAGTTTGATTTACGCCCTGTCCCATTTCTCCCCCCTTAAAACTTCCACTTGGTTTTGAGTGCCCTCGAAAGTAAAGTCCCCTCAACGAGGGAAGTGGAGTTGAAGATCTTTCCCTATGAAATGGGACACCACTATATGCAAATTAGCGCGGCAAACCTCACTACGTCACGCGCAACGTCGACGTGTCTACTACTACtattttcattcagaaaatgCCGGTTCCAGCTGTTGTGTTGCCTGTTGTGTGGGCTGTGTTCGTGTATCTACGTCTGATGAATCAACAGAGAAGGCATGTGGAATATAGAAGACGCATTCGCCGTCTTCTTTGCCTTGAGGATTTATTTCAGGTATGTccgatttgtttaaatattttgacgTTATATGTTTACGTTATCTCAGCTGTTGATGATTTAACGCTAGCCCAAATATAATTAACTTACCTGTTGTTTGTGTCGATAATAACACGACCGTACACATTCAGGCCGTATAGTTAAATCCAGGGGTGCGGGAAGTGGTTTTAGGTTGGGGGTGCTgatacaataaaatgtatcatagaaaaaaaaaatgtaattcaacataaacactttttaaaaatgcccACTTAAAgtgtttattacaaataaaataaatgctaaaaattTTATTGTTGTAAATGTCACCAATCTACACTGACTGTGGAATGTGTAatgcaaaacatgtttttattaggctctttgttgttcattgttttccAGAGTGACCGTCCAGTGACATACTGCAGTTTGAATACTGTTGTGCCCATCCTACGCCTGTGGTTTAATGTGGAGTTAGAGATCAAACAGGACTTCAGGTTAAATAGGCAGGCCATGCATGCCCTGCAGCGCCTGATGCAGAGAGAGCAGGACCATGGATGGGGCACTGAATTTGAAGTCCTGATATACGTCTATTGGCTTGCCCATGGACTTTCCTATCGTGTGGTGTCGCTGAGTTTTCAGTGTGCCCAAATCCACTGTTCACAGAATTATTCACAAGGTGGC
The DNA window shown above is from Xyrauchen texanus isolate HMW12.3.18 unplaced genomic scaffold, RBS_HiC_50CHRs HiC_scaffold_178, whole genome shotgun sequence and carries:
- the LOC127641801 gene encoding uncharacterized protein LOC127641801; translated protein: MPVPAVVLPVVWAVFVYLRLMNQQRRHVEYRRRIRRLLCLEDLFQSDRPVTYCSLNTVVPILRLWFNVELEIKQDFRLNRQAMHALQRLMQREQDHGWGTEFEVLIYVYWLAHGLSYRVVSLSFQALEVSPTFAPQVIASCAFLHNVCIDNGDVLEPDNDVAVDILDPEPPLQEAPEAHETPGNATRDRLAALISAQAPH